In Bacteroidota bacterium, one DNA window encodes the following:
- a CDS encoding rhomboid family intramembrane serine protease: MSFQEYRPTGFNVLPPVIKNLLIINGIFYVATIVFDLKLNIDLADVLGLHYFFSEDFRPYQLVTYMFMHGSFTHIFFNMFALWMFGNVLENVWGAKRFLIYYVVCGLGAALMHYTVHYFEIQPTLHALNDYMLNPSTEKLEGLFASGYIKMTSPEMVQHLQPFIDEFRKTELLGNTQNTLQTSVDFIIEYKKEFLNAPVVVGASGSIFGLLLAFGMMFPNSMIYMYFLFPVKAKWFVILYGAIELFGAINPSQNDNIAHYAHLGGMLFGFVLIKIWQKRKINF; the protein is encoded by the coding sequence ATGTCATTCCAGGAATACAGACCAACAGGATTCAATGTGCTGCCGCCAGTCATTAAGAATCTGCTCATCATCAACGGAATTTTTTATGTCGCTACGATTGTCTTTGACTTGAAGCTGAACATTGACCTCGCTGATGTTCTCGGGCTTCATTATTTTTTCTCTGAAGATTTTCGCCCGTATCAATTAGTCACTTATATGTTCATGCACGGAAGTTTCACGCACATCTTCTTCAACATGTTTGCACTGTGGATGTTCGGCAATGTGCTGGAAAATGTGTGGGGCGCAAAACGGTTTCTGATTTATTATGTGGTGTGCGGACTGGGCGCTGCGCTGATGCATTATACCGTTCATTATTTTGAAATTCAGCCAACGCTTCATGCGCTGAATGATTACATGCTGAATCCATCCACCGAAAAGCTGGAAGGATTGTTTGCTTCAGGATATATTAAGATGACTTCTCCCGAAATGGTTCAGCACCTTCAGCCCTTTATTGATGAATTCAGAAAAACCGAGCTGCTCGGCAACACACAAAACACCTTGCAGACATCCGTTGATTTTATTATTGAATACAAAAAAGAGTTTCTGAACGCACCTGTTGTTGTCGGAGCATCCGGCTCTATTTTCGGATTGCTGCTCGCCTTCGGAATGATGTTCCCGAACTCCATGATATACATGTATTTTCTTTTCCCTGTAAAAGCAAAATGGTTTGTGATCCTGTATGGTGCCATAGAACTTTTCGGAGCCATTAATCCTTCACAAAACGATAACATTGCCCATTACGCTCACCTGGGCGGAATGCTTTTCGGATTTGTGCTGATAAAAATATGGCAGAAGAGAAAAATAAATTTTTAG
- the polA gene encoding DNA polymerase I: MNKKLFLLDAMALIYRAYYALAKNPRVTSKGQNTSAIFGFTNILLELLKKEKPTHMAVAFDTHAPTEREGVYAEYKANRQATPEDIISSVPYIKKILEGFGIPVLESDGHEADDIIGTLVKKAEKHGYETYMVTSDKDFGQLVSDKTFMFRPPAFKSGWTTLREEDILKRWEIKNVSQVIDILGLMGDAADNIPGLPGVGEKTAIKLVHEFGSVEGVIKNADKLKGKLQENVKQFADQAILSKQLATIHCDVPVKWDEEALLMSEPDKEKLSAIFEELEFRTIAARVLGSPSPALPQGKGETIAGANGNEQKILHLGEDLGGAPRQTIKDVAHTYHLIDTKEKRKNLIAELSKQKSFCFDTETTGTDAHNVELVGMSFSFNEHEAYYIPVPENYNEAHAIANEFKEVFEDERIEKVGQNIKYDMSVLKWYDIDIKGKLFDTMIAHYLIQPDMRHNMNILAETYLNYSPVSIETLIGKKGKGQLSMRSVPAEQISEYAAEDADVTLQLEKKFVPMLKETETKKLFEEVEMPLVPVLSAMEAEGVKIDSSALKDLSKELAKDIVISEKEIYSLAGKEFNISSPKQVGEILYEELKIVEKPQKTKTGQYATGEDILEKLKGTHPIIDKILDYRELQKLKNTYVDTLPELVNPRTGRVHTTYSQIVAVTGRLSSDNPNLQNIPIRTERGREIRKAFVPRNNNYTLLSADYSQIELRVIAAMSEDQGMIEAFKSGQDIHAATASKVYGVGLDKVTSGMRRNAKMVNFGIIYGISAFGLAQRLNIPRTEAKQIIESYFEKYPRIKAYMDESIQSAKEKGYVETILGRRRYLRDINSSNHTVRGYAERNAINAPIQGSAADMIKVAMINIHKEFEKKKFKSKMILQVHDELVFDVYKDEAEDVKPIIEDRMKHAIALIVPIEVEMGTGKTWLEAH, encoded by the coding sequence ATGAACAAGAAATTATTTTTATTGGATGCCATGGCGCTGATTTACAGAGCTTATTACGCATTGGCAAAAAATCCGCGCGTTACATCAAAAGGTCAAAACACATCTGCCATTTTCGGTTTCACCAATATTCTTCTTGAACTCCTCAAAAAAGAAAAACCCACCCACATGGCGGTGGCGTTTGATACGCACGCTCCCACCGAGCGCGAAGGAGTGTATGCCGAATACAAAGCCAACCGTCAGGCAACTCCCGAAGACATCATTAGTTCTGTTCCGTACATAAAAAAAATTTTAGAAGGGTTCGGGATTCCGGTTCTTGAAAGCGATGGACATGAAGCGGATGATATAATAGGCACACTCGTCAAGAAAGCGGAGAAGCACGGATACGAAACATACATGGTGACTTCCGATAAAGATTTCGGACAGTTGGTGAGTGATAAAACTTTTATGTTTCGTCCGCCTGCCTTCAAAAGCGGATGGACCACTTTGCGTGAAGAAGATATTCTCAAGCGATGGGAAATTAAAAATGTCAGTCAGGTGATTGATATTCTCGGGCTGATGGGAGATGCTGCGGATAATATTCCGGGACTTCCGGGCGTAGGAGAAAAAACCGCCATCAAACTAGTGCATGAATTCGGAAGCGTGGAAGGCGTAATCAAGAATGCAGACAAGCTGAAAGGAAAACTTCAGGAGAACGTAAAACAATTTGCCGATCAGGCAATTCTTTCCAAGCAACTCGCCACCATTCATTGCGATGTGCCGGTGAAATGGGATGAAGAAGCATTGCTCATGAGCGAACCCGACAAAGAAAAACTTTCAGCCATATTTGAAGAACTTGAATTCAGAACCATTGCAGCAAGGGTGCTGGGCAGCCCATCCCCTGCCCTTCCCCAAGGGAAGGGAGAAACAATTGCTGGTGCAAATGGAAACGAACAAAAAATCCTCCACTTGGGGGAGGATTTAGGCGGGGCTCCTCGTCAAACTATTAAAGATGTCGCACACACATATCATTTGATTGATACAAAAGAAAAAAGAAAAAACCTCATAGCGGAATTGAGTAAACAAAAATCGTTTTGCTTTGATACGGAAACTACCGGCACCGATGCGCATAATGTGGAGTTAGTGGGAATGTCTTTTTCATTCAATGAACATGAAGCATATTACATTCCCGTTCCTGAAAATTATAATGAGGCGCACGCCATCGCAAATGAGTTCAAAGAAGTTTTTGAAGATGAACGTATCGAGAAGGTCGGGCAGAATATTAAATATGATATGTCTGTGCTGAAGTGGTATGACATTGATATCAAAGGGAAACTCTTCGATACAATGATTGCGCATTATCTTATTCAGCCCGACATGCGCCACAACATGAACATTCTGGCTGAAACCTATTTGAATTATTCTCCCGTTTCGATTGAAACACTCATCGGTAAAAAAGGAAAAGGACAATTAAGCATGCGCTCAGTGCCGGCTGAACAGATTTCGGAATACGCAGCTGAAGATGCAGATGTTACTCTTCAGCTGGAAAAAAAGTTTGTCCCGATGCTGAAAGAAACAGAAACAAAAAAACTTTTTGAAGAAGTGGAGATGCCGCTCGTGCCTGTGCTGTCAGCGATGGAAGCAGAGGGAGTGAAGATTGACAGTTCGGCTCTGAAAGATTTATCCAAAGAACTTGCAAAAGACATCGTTATATCAGAAAAAGAAATTTATTCGCTGGCAGGAAAAGAGTTCAACATTTCTTCACCCAAACAAGTAGGTGAGATATTATATGAAGAATTAAAAATAGTTGAGAAGCCGCAGAAAACCAAAACCGGGCAGTACGCCACCGGTGAAGATATTCTGGAAAAACTAAAAGGCACGCATCCCATCATAGATAAAATTCTTGACTACCGCGAACTTCAGAAATTAAAAAACACGTATGTGGATACGCTTCCTGAACTGGTGAATCCGAGAACAGGAAGAGTTCACACTACTTACAGCCAGATTGTGGCGGTGACAGGACGATTGAGTTCTGACAATCCGAACCTTCAGAACATTCCTATCCGCACTGAACGCGGAAGAGAAATCAGAAAAGCGTTTGTTCCGAGGAATAATAATTATACTTTACTCTCGGCAGATTATTCTCAGATTGAACTTCGTGTGATTGCCGCCATGAGCGAAGACCAGGGAATGATTGAGGCGTTTAAAAGCGGGCAGGACATTCATGCGGCTACGGCATCAAAAGTTTATGGAGTTGGTTTAGATAAAGTAACTTCGGGCATGAGGCGCAACGCCAAGATGGTGAACTTCGGAATCATCTATGGAATTTCTGCTTTCGGTTTAGCACAGCGATTGAACATTCCGCGCACGGAGGCAAAACAAATCATTGAAAGTTATTTTGAAAAGTATCCTCGCATCAAAGCATACATGGATGAAAGCATTCAGTCGGCAAAAGAAAAAGGATATGTGGAAACCATTCTGGGCAGGAGAAGATACCTGCGCGACATTAATTCAAGCAACCATACCGTTCGCGGATATGCCGAGCGAAATGCCATTAACGCACCCATACAGGGAAGCGCAGCCGACATGATCAAGGTGGCGATGATAAACATCCACAAAGAATTTGAGAAGAAAAAATTCAAATCAAAAATGATTCTGCAGGTGCATGATGAGTTGGTGTTTGACGTTTATAAAGATGAAGCGGAGGATGTGAAGCCCATTATTGAGGATAGGATGAAACACGCCATCGCATTAATTGTTCCGATAGAAGTGGAAATGGGAACGGGGAAAACCTGGCTGGAGGCGCATTAA
- a CDS encoding response regulator transcription factor produces MPDDDEIEKKKNLLKLFLAGFTLTKRQLEIFVLLAKGKKNKEIAEQCHISRYTVKNHRASIYAKLNVKSKFDLWKIAQGLGLV; encoded by the coding sequence ATGCCTGATGACGATGAAATAGAAAAAAAGAAAAACCTGCTGAAATTATTTCTGGCGGGCTTCACGTTAACAAAAAGGCAATTGGAAATTTTTGTGTTGCTTGCCAAAGGAAAAAAGAACAAGGAAATTGCCGAGCAATGCCATATCTCACGCTACACCGTAAAAAACCACCGCGCAAGCATTTACGCAAAACTTAACGTTAAAAGCAAATTTGATTTATGGAAAATTGCCCAAGGGCTGGGGCTGGTATGA